One genomic region from Yarrowia lipolytica chromosome 1C, complete sequence encodes:
- a CDS encoding elongation factor 1 gamma domain-containing protein (Compare to YALI0C24420g, similar to uniprot|P29547 Saccharomyces cerevisiae YPL048w CAM1 translation elongation factor eEF1 gamma homologue): MSIGKLYDAPSCRVTPLKALVKHFKLDVDIVQRDAEFGKLFPLKKVPAFVAADGTPIHEFIAISYYLLSQIPNNPLAPKTKEDEAEVLQWVSFGNQEVLGAAWDTFGPLTGRAPYNKKSVDAASEQLDKLIALTYEPHLTKNTYLVGEKVTYADVANVALLSRGFEYLFDDAWKKKYPATTRWWLTVSKNAVFTGFDFPVTSERIQYTPPKKEETKKETKKEAAPKAANAEDAPAPKKAAHPLAALGPAKEPIDNWKRVYSNEDTREKAIPWFWEHYDPEDYSLWKVKYKYDDELTLTFMSTNLIGGFVNRLSASTKFMFGTAVVYGTNNDNGIIGAFMIRGQDHVAAFDVAPDWESYDFTKLDPSKPEDKEFVDNMWAWDKPVVTASGESKEIVDGAVLK, encoded by the coding sequence ATGTCAATTGGAAAGCTGTACGACGCCCCCTCTTGTCGAGTTACCCCCCTCAAGGCTCTCGTCAAGCATTTCAAGCTCGATGTCGACATTGTCCAGCGGGACGCCGAGTTCGGCAAGCTCTTCCCTCTGAAGAAGGTGCCTGCTTTCGTGGCCGCCGACGGAACCCCCATCCACGAGTTCATTGCAATCTCCTACTACCTCCTGTCTCAGATCCCCAACAACCCTCTTGcccccaagaccaaggaggacgaggccgaggttCTGCAGTGGGTTTCTTTCGGTAACCAGGAGGTCCTCGGTGCTGCCTGGGACACCTTTGGCCCTCTGACTGGCCGAGCCCCCTACAACAAGAAGTCTGTCGACGCCGCTTCcgagcagctcgacaaGCTCATTGCTCTCACCTACGAGCCCCACCTCACCAAGAACACCTAccttgttggtgagaaGGTCACCTACGCTGACGTCGCCAATGTCGCTCTCCTGTCTCGAGGCTTCGAGTACCTGTTTGACGACgcctggaagaagaagtaccCCGCCACTACCCGATGGTGGCTCACCGTCTCCAAGAACGCTGTCTTCACTGGCTTCGACTTCCCCGTCACCAGCGAGCGAATCCAGTACACTccccccaagaaggaggagaccaagaaggagaccaagaaggaggctgcccCCAAGGCCGCCAACGCCGAGGACGCTCCTgcccccaagaaggccgccCACCCTCTTGCCGCTCTCGGCCCCGCCAAGGAGCCCATTGACAACTGGAAGCGAGTCTACTCCAACGAGGATACCCGAGAGAAGGCTATTCCCTGGTTCTGGGAGCACTACGACCCCGAGGACTACTCCCTGTGGAAGgtgaagtacaagtacgacgatGAGCTGACCCTCACCTTCATGTCCACCAACCTTATTGGTGGCTTCGTCAACCGACTGTCTGCCTCCACCAAGTTCATGTTCGGTACCGCTGTTGTCTACGGAACCAACAATGACAACGGTATCATCGGTGCCTTCATGATCCGAGGTCAGGACCACGTTGCTGCCTTCGACGTTGCTCCCGATTGGGAGTCTTACGACTTCACCAAGCTCGACCCCTCGAAGCCCGAGGATAAGGAGTTTGTTGACAACATGTGGGCTTGGGATAAGCCCGTTGTCACTGCTTCTGgcgagtccaaggagattgttgATGGTGCCGTTCTTAAATAA